Proteins from a single region of Candidatus Binataceae bacterium:
- a CDS encoding VOC family protein, whose protein sequence is MAQIRHLAIVTDDPKKLAEFYTEAFGLKVTGTGYYGDVWLSDGHIDVALIPHRENVPAGLNHFGFTLENEDERDHLYKVLDRLGIKTFNPGPNRPYVEEAARDTDGNRFDISVKGLSAKKLQ, encoded by the coding sequence ATTCGTCACTTGGCGATTGTCACCGACGATCCCAAGAAGCTGGCCGAGTTCTATACCGAGGCCTTTGGCCTCAAGGTGACGGGAACCGGGTATTATGGCGATGTCTGGCTGAGCGACGGCCATATCGACGTTGCCCTAATTCCTCATCGCGAAAATGTTCCCGCCGGCCTCAACCATTTCGGCTTTACCTTGGAAAACGAGGACGAGCGTGACCACCTTTATAAGGTGCTCGACAGGCTGGGGATCAAAACCTTTAACCCAGGCCCCAATCGGCCCTACGTTGAAGAGGCCGCGCGCGACACCGACGGTAATCGCTTCGATATTTCGGTCAAAGGGCTGAGCGCGAAAAAACTACAGTAG